One part of the Pogoniulus pusillus isolate bPogPus1 unplaced genomic scaffold, bPogPus1.pri scaffold_47_arrow_ctg1, whole genome shotgun sequence genome encodes these proteins:
- the LOC135174123 gene encoding olfactory receptor 14A16-like: MYFFLLNLSILDLGLISITVPKAMDSSLTGIREISYAGCAAQVLLFAFFIPAEYFLLTIMAYDCYIAICRPLHYGTLLGSRACAHMAAAAWACGFLSALLHTANTFSLPLCQGNAVHQFFCEIPQILKLSCSTAYLREVWLIVVSVCVFFVCFVFIVVSYVQIFRAVLRMPSQQGRHKAFATCLPHLAVLSLSLSTGFFAYLKPPSISSPPLDLVVSVLYSVVPPAMNPLIYGLRNQELKAALSKLLPGCFQKQ, encoded by the coding sequence atgtacttcttcctcctcaacctCTCCATTCTTGACCTTGGCTTAATCTCCATCACTGTGCCCAAAGCCATGGACAGTTCCCTGACGGGCATCAGGGAAATCTCCTATGCAGGATGTGCTGCTCAGGTCCTTCTCTTTGCCTTTTTCATTCCAGCAGAGTATTTTCTCCTCACCATCATGGCCTACGACTGCTACATTGCCATCTGCAGGCCCCTGCACTatggcaccctcctgggcagcagagcttgtgcccacatggcagcagctgcctgggcctgtggctttctcagtgctctgctgcacacagccaatacattttccctgcccctctgccagggcaatgcTGTGCACCAGTTCTTCTGTGAGATCCCCCAGATCCtcaagctctcctgctccacagcctaccTCAGGGAAGTTTGGCTCATTGTGGTCAGTGTCTGTGTATTCTTTGTCTGTTTTGTGTTCATTGTGGTGTCCTATGTGCAGAtcttcagggcagtgctgaggatgccctctcagcagggacgacacaaagcctttgccacctgcctccctcacctggctgtgctctccctGTCTCTCAGCACTGGCTTCTTTGCCTACCTGAAGCCCCCTTCTATCTCTTCCCCACCGCTGGACCTGGTGGTGTCAGTTCTGTACTCAGTGGTGCCTCCAGCAATGAACCCTCTCATCTATGGCCTGAGgaaccaggagctgaaggctgccctgagcaaactgctccctggatgctttcagaagcaataa